Within the Equus przewalskii isolate Varuska chromosome 1, EquPr2, whole genome shotgun sequence genome, the region AGTCAGCTCTGAGCTCCTTGGAAAATCCGAACTGGTTccagccctctccctccctcagtctGTTCCTATCGGAGTCTCCAGGATAAGGAATGCAGGTGTGTGGGTGCAGGTGAGCGGGGTCGGGGCCTCCCTGGGCCCACAACGGGCAGCGGATTTGAGCCACGCGGGGAAAAGAGGAGGCGGCTCCTGTCAGTCGCCCAGGCAGCAATGCCGCTGTGGGGCTCGGGGCTCGACTCTGAGCTGACTGGGCAGCGCCTTGGCCAGTGAGGAGCTGGTGGGGAGCCGGACGCCGGGGCTGTGTGGGAGTGAGAAGTATGTGAAGGTGGGtgtgaggggagcaggaggggagcaTGAGGGAGGGGGTTTCCTCCCACATCAGGCCTGAggggccctggggcagccccaggaccACAGCTCCCCCTCCCATAGCATGGCCGCTGATCCCCAGCTGCCCCAGCTTTGCACTGCGGGAGGGAGCTCCCTGCTTGGTCGTCTCTTACACCTGGAACCTACCTTGCTCACCTGCGAGTCACTCACACCACAAACAGAACGCCCGAGTCCTGGGCCCAAGGCAAACCCCACACCTGCCACCACAGTGGGGGCGTCACAAGGCAGTGCTGAGGCCGTGCCCGCACAGCCCCCAAGGAGAGATCCGGCCACACAAAGCCGCTATTATAGTTAACAGGTTGAGCCAGATTCTCTGTGTGCCACCCCGGCACAGCACGGGGCCTCTAGGACCCCAGTCGGGCACGGGTTTCTGGGCCCGCGCAGGCCACCCCTACTCGGCACCCTGCACCAGGGCTGAGCGGGCGCTCAGGGCTCGCTCCCGGGAATTTGGTCAGTGCAGTCGACTCACTCAAGCTAAGGAAGGAAGGGGGCCTTTCTGCCCAGACAGGTTCGTtaattcctcttctcttctccccgcACCTTTACGCACAATTATACGGATAATTTTACTTTGCTATTTTTGAAGAGAGACCGACCGTTTCTGGCAGGCGCGGTGGCAGGCCGGGAGTCGTGAGCTTCCTGCTGCGGGTCTTTGGCCCTGACTGTGACCcttgcagccccctcccctgcagcTGCCGCCCCACTCGGGACGGGTTGTGCGGGTCCAGCTGCCCCGGGCAGGCCCCGCGGCCATCCCAGCCTGTCTCCGCTGCCGCGGCCCTCGGCCGACGCGGGATTCGCCGAGATTCAGTCCCAACGAATTTCCGGCGGAGGGAGGGGAGTCTTGAGTGGTCCCTGGGCTCCGAGGGCCTCCGTGCCCTGGGGAGTCTGGCACCCCTGGGACGCCTGGCCCGAGGGCCTGGGTGCCTGGGAGGGGCCGCGGGAGAGCGCGCGACCCGGGCCTGGAGCGAGCGCGGAGAGCAGGCGCGGTATCCGGGCAGCCGGTGCCGGTAGCCGGTGGCCGCCCGCAATCGGCGCCAGGGCCCAGCGCTCCGGGTCCGGCATGCGGGATGCCCACTTCCCTGCAAGTCCCCGATTCGCTGGAAAGGGTCCGAGAGCAGCGGGGCTGAGGCGGCATTCGCCCACGAGGTTAGGAGTGTGAGCCCTAGCTGTTTGTGAAGATGGGGTAGATAGCAGGTATTTGGGGGAGGGTGTGTGTTATACCAAATTTTGCTTGCGTTTGTCTTGCAAGAGGAGGTGGGGGACGGCAGTGAAGAATCTGGATTTCCGAATTGGTTTAGTGGTTTGTGCCCTGGGGCCGGCAGCCGCTCCACTCTCCTGCCTCGGCTCCTTAGCTGGACAGTCTGTGGCCAGAAAATTTCCAGGAGCCTCCGGGCACAGCAGCCTCTTGAGGGAGTCCCGGGAActgggaggtgggaagaaggCCCCAGTCTCCCCTCGGATCCGGCGGCTCTGGAATCCTGCAGCAGGGGGGCACTGAACGTGCGTCCTAAAGACGCAAATGGAGGAGAGAAACAGTACCAAATGAAGAAGGTGCGGGCTGGGAGGCTCCAGTCcgggcgggaggggaggggataGCCAGACTTGCTCTGGCAGGAGACGAATTCTGCGGTTCCGGGAGGCCATTTCCGGATTTCGCTGGGCCGGGTACTGGACGCTGCAGCCGGTGCAGGCGGGAGACCTGCTGAAGACCCAGAGTTGCACCAGAACCTTATGTCCACCACCGATATCCAGCCTGCCAGGGCCGGCGTGGTCACCTGGTGGGCCTGAGGGGCGGGGACAGAGGAACCAGCCGATGTCCTTTGGACTCAGAGTCTTCCTCTCCTGCCAACATTCGGGTCCAAGGGGGCCACAGATGAGGGATGGATGAACACTGCCCACTCCTCACTCAGCCAAATTTCCCCTTGGGTCTCCCTGGGTTCGAGGTTGCTGTGCTCTTTGTCCCCATATAGTATGGCAGGTCCAGGATGGCAGCCTGGGCAGGAATGAAGGAGAGTGGCTCTGCTGGTTTCTATGGCTCTCCCCACCACTTCGTGGGGGTGCACACAGCTCTGCAGATAAGAACAAGCCCTTCCACTTGCTTCTGGTTTCTAGCCACAATGTTCTCTCACTCTCCAATCCCTCCACTCCTCTCCGCTAGGATGGCGTGCTCCCCAGAACCTCCACCACCTCGCTTCCTCCAGAAAAGCAGGCCCAAGTCAGTTTTGCACACCTAAGATTGGTCTAGTAGGTGGGGGACTAGATGGtatggggagtgtgtgtgtactGTGGCTGCTGTCCTGGCCAGAGTGGTGTAGAGGCTTCCTGAAGGTCCCTGGGAAGTCACTTATTTAGATCTCTCCTAGGCCCGACTagtgctgggagctgggaagtCCTGCTTGGAGCACCACAGAGGATCCTGGCCCAATTACTGTCTCGGTGtgccccaggccctgctgctTGCTGGGTAAGGGCCTGGAACCCCAGAATTCCTAGCAGATGTTGGTGCCCTCACAATGTATTTGCACACCCCACCTTAGACCCCTACCACCATGTACACCACCAGTACACAATTACACCCActcacacacagccacacactcaCCCGCAGGGAGAGTCACCCAGAATAATCCATACTCCCCACTATATTCACTCTCTCAATTACACACTGTTATGAATAAGTATATACAGTTAAAACACACATCTCACACATGATTACATCTCACACACAATTACATTCACACAATTAAAGATGATACACAATCACAAACATTCACATATTTAGCACAAAGATAGATTCACAAGGAGAAACTAATATGTATTCTCACAAACATTAACTCATGATTCATACACAATCACAAATACGGGTGGGTAATGACACAATTACCCCAAAAGACACAGTCCCATTCACACATGGTTACATACACACCACTACAAGACCCTGTGTACCATGACAGTTTCGATTTGCAACTTAAGCAGAAGCAAGCACTTACACACGGTAATTGCAAACACAGTTACACTCTTAAACACTATTACAAACATTCCTTATCAGTAACATCCTGATTGCCCACACCATCACAAacacaatgcacacacacaactctTACACCCAAAGACATCCATATATCTTGAGCGCTAGCTGTCCCAGGAGAGCCtggctcttcctcctttcctcagctctgccttctctccgtctgcccccttccttctttcctctctccagagCTGGCAGGTCCTGGCCCCCAGATGTCCCTCAAGCTCAGGCACTAGCACTGTACCAGCTCACACCAGACCCAAGTAGCTGCAAGGTGCTGGGCTCAGCAAGGGACAGGCAGCCCTGACTCTGGATCTgagggttttattattttttcacataaattaCACAAGCACTTTATAAAATGGTTACACAGAAAACACCTTATAAGTGCATAACTTAAACCCCCCCTATGAACAGGAGCTGGAGAAATGGGCTGAGTGTCTGTGAAAACCTGCCTGTGCGTACCTGGGTGCAGCTAGGATGTGTGATGGGGGCCTCGCAGGCCAAGTGAGGATATTGTGGCTGTTGTGTATGGGATGGTGTGTCACAGTGTGGTGGTGGCCTTGCGTTTGTGAGAAGTGCCATGCCGTTCAGAATGAGTCTGGGTCACTCCTGGCTTATGTCTGACAGTGAGGGTCAAAGGTGCAAAGGCTATGGCCCTGTGTGTTCATGACACTCCACCATAGGTCCCCTGTGTGTGCTTCTGGGGTGACACCAAGAGGGATGTGAAATTGCCTCTGCGTGGGCCTATCGATGTCCATGTGTGATAAGGAGTGGGGTACAGAGAGGAGGTCTCCTCAGGGCAAGTTCAAATGACAGCCTGCGCAGTCCTCTGGGGACCCCAGAAGCTATTCTTCCCCCAACTCCCCTGCCTCTCTTGGTCCCATGttgaaaatcagaataaaataaaatagatgcaaACTGAGAGGACTCAAGAGTTTCAGCGGGAGCAGGAAGGCAGGCGTCTGGGAAGAGGTTGCAGTGCCCGTCctggctctttttttcttttccaagaggGAATAGTGTCACCGGGCCGATGGGGAGAGGTGAGGCGTCCTGTCCCCTGTGCAGTCTGAggcggggaggggtgggagagagtcCTGGCTCTCAGGCCTCAGCACCCCTTGGCTGGACCTGGGGTGTCACACGGAGTGGGCAGGCTCACTCGCAGGCTGATGCCACCGACGTGACACTGGTGATCTTGGTGGAATCGTCAGACCAGGGCTGCAGGTTCTGCAGGGCGAAGAGCGAGGAGTTGTGCACACATAGCGGGTCGGCGGGCAGCGGCTGCGCCAGGCTCTTCTGGAAGGCCTCTTGCTGCAACTGCAGGAGGATGCGGTTTGCCTGCTGCCTCTCGGCCTCACGCTCCTCCGCGGTCTGCCGCCTGCACCGGGGACAAGCCATTACTGACACTTAGGGTGCCCTCCCCAGAGACAGCCTCAGTGAGCACTGCTTCTCTTCACTGCCCCCAACACCAGCTTGGGCCCCTTTAACTCATTCCCTTGTCTTGAGGGCCCTGACTCCTACAAAGACTGAAAACCCCAAAAGTAGATGGAGCAGAGCTATCCCGGGGGAGCTGTGGGAAAGTCTGCCGGGCCCAAGCAGCTGGGGCTCCCGCCTATGCGCAGCGCCCACACCCTCACCAGCCTTGGACGGTGCAGCCAGGGGTTGGATGGCATCtcgcctctccccagccctgaggAAGACCACATGCCGTCCTAAGCCAGAGGGGCCTCAGCTCTCTGACAGTCCCGGGCAGCAGCAAGGGCCGGGTGCATACGAGCTGCCCTGCCAGACCTCtcttctcccccttctctccGGGAACCTCTCCCAGACCTCAGACCTCCTGGGCTGCCGAGCCCTGTGCCCTGCCCGGACTCCCGCCGGGCCAGCCCGCTTCCTCCGAGGTGGTCCAGGGAGGCGATGACTCACTTATTCCATTTAATGCCTCCCCTCCACCCGTCAACTGAGATCAAACGTCTGTCTCTAAGGTGGACAGACCTAATGGGAGTCCCCGGGGCCTCCAGAAGCAATTTGTAGGCGATCGATGAAGCCGCGCAAAGCCAGCCAGGGCCTCTCTCAGCGGCGGCCACAGGCCTCCTTCCTGCCGCCCTTCTTGCCCTGTcgctctgtctctctgcctctagtcttcttcttctcccctgcCTTTCCAACGGCCTGAGTGTCTCTCTTCCGTTAGGCTTTGtgtctctctcttgttttctctcacccccacctccttcaTTCTCTCAGAATGAGGGGAATTTGTTTGAAACGAAAATTGGGGTTTTAGGcatctattgttttcctttattatacAGAAGACCTCTTCGGGCTGCCtgcttttctccccttctccctggagTAGGTTGTCTATCTTTGCCCCTCcctttgtgtttcagtttctctctctgcctgccactctgtctccctctgtgccCCCCACCCACTTGCCtagtccctcccctcccctcggcTGCAGCCCTGGGTGAGCCTTGGGAACACCATGCCTCCCCTACCCCACTAGCCGATGCTCCCTCTTTAACTGGCTTTCCAGAAGTCTGAAGAGGcgtcccccaccccttccccagtgGCAGGAATGTGGTGGGGGCGGGCAGCAGACTTGCGGGGCAGTGGCTTCCTTTGTGGCCACGACAGCGGAATCCCGGGCAGATTCCTCGCCTTcattcagaaaaagaggaaactcCAATTCCTTCCTCCCGCCCCAGGCCCGCCCGGCCCGGCGCCGCCGCTGACTTCGCCCAGACTCTCTTGCGCTCCCCCCTGAGGCCTGAGCTAGCGAGAAACTCCTGGCGTGTGTGGAATCGAGAATGCGGGCCATGTGCGGGAGGATGCAGGAGTGCAAGAGGGTGCGGCCCGAGAAAGCGCTGGTGTGTGCGGAGAATAAGGCAGCCCGGGAGTGTGTGGGACGCGTTTTGTACGTAAGGGTAAGAGAGCGAAAATGAGAGAAGTGGAAGTATATGTGGGGGGGAAATTAGTGTAGTTGCGGGTGTGAGACGGGAGAAGGAGAAATGTCtcaatcacacacacacccatctgCTCCTAATTGATCCCCCGTTCAGTGGAACCCTCGAAAACCCCGCCGCAGCCGGTGCGGATTGATTTTCCCCTTCCACGGTTGGGGACCGGCTGCGAGACGGCCGGGCATCTGGGGAGGAGAGAGTCAGCCGGGACCAGGCCGGCGGTCTGGGGCCCCAAACGCTCTGCCGGGAGCCCCGGCTGGGGCGCAGAAACAAGGCGCAGGCCGTCCCGTCTCCGGGAGAGACGAGAGGCATCTCCGTAAGCGCGGGTCTGCGCAAACAAAAAGTCTCTCAGAAATCActgatccaggaagcccagactGCATACACCGTGCTCTAACTCGGCTGTTTCCCCAAGCAGCTGCGGAGACCAGCCTCGTCTACACTGGCACTGAGTTTGCCTGCCAGACAGCCCTGAAGCCTCCAGAAAAACAGAGCCGGGCTCTCCAGCCCCAACCTGGTCATTGGCCTCGATTGCTTTCCATTCCCCGCGAGTCTAGCAGGAGCGGCTCGCTCCTCTGACCCTATCCGGATCGGAAACCGGCGAGCGGAGGGAGGGTGAGGCCGCGAGAGAGGCCCCGAGTCAAGAGCTGCCACGCCTGCCCCACGCGCTCACCTCCATTTCGTCCGCCGGTTCTGGAACCAGGTTTTGACCTGCGCGTCGGTCATTTTGAGCGCCTTGGCCAGGGCGGCGCGCTCGGCCGAGGCCAGGTACTTCTGGCGGTGGAAGCGCTTCTCCAGCTCGCAGATCTGCAGGCGCGTGAAGGACGTACGCGGCTTCTTCTTCTTGGGGGGCGTCCGGTTCTGATAGGGGTGACCTATACGGCGTGTTACAGTGAAGGGTGAGAGGGCCACTGGAGCGGGAGACAGACAGACGGCAGAGGCAAGCGGCAGAGCGTCAGGAGGCGTCCCAGGCCCGACACCCCGCGAGTCATCAAGCGCAGCGGCTAGACCCCAGGAGCAGGGCCCTGATCCTCCCGTCAGTCCTCAGCTCCAAGCCCGCTGCGGGAACCGGCCCCCTCCCGCCGCCAAGCCGACGCCGCCCCTGCCACCACAGAGGCCTCCCTAGCCCCGGGCTCCCACGTGCCCAACCAGACCCACTGGCAGTCGCCTCCCCGGTCTCCTTGAGGGACAAGTCTGAGGCGAACTAAAGGTCACAGTACCCCACCACCCCAGGCCTCCACCTCAGAGAAGCTACTCAACAATAAGAGGCCATTCTTGGTCAAGGTCCTAGACCCTGGGTCCTGACCTGAAGCTCCATCACACAGCAACATACACAGACACGTCACATACCACAGGGTCAAATTATAGATCTATACACTCAAATAGGCAGAAACACAGACAAGCAAAGGTGCAGACACACACAGGACACAGGGCAACACAAGGAGACAGTCACTCACTCCCTCAGAAACTTCTTCAGGCCTAGAGCAAGATCAGGGCGGGCTGTGGCTCCCCTAGGTAGGCCCTAAGTGGAGTACCTTTCACCAGAGGCCGATGACCAGTGGGCCCCAGGCTGGGCAGTCTATCAGAGCCCTTCAAGACTGGCCTGGCCTGTTTGAGGGGAGTCGGATGGGCACCGGACCCTGCCTCCGGAAGCCTGAGAGGACTTGGTTTGGGGCAGTGTGGCCCCTTGAGTACAGGTCCCTTCCTGGAGGCCCAAAGCAGAAAGGCTGTTCTGCCTCTCCTCACCCCACACGCTTTTGCACAGACCCACAGTCTGGGCCAAAGTTCCAAGGCTGGAACAGGAGCAGGGGGACTAGGGAGTCTTGGGGTCGCCTAGCCCAGGGTCTAGCTCTATGCTACCTATCCTACTCCGCCGACAGCCCCTGGAGGATGAGGCTTGTGGGAGTCCCAAGTCGCGGTCGGCAGCGGCCTGTgccttctgcctcttctctctaaGGCCAGCCGGGAACCCAGACTCGACTCGTGGCTGCTTCCCAGGGGGCTTGAGGGCCTGGCCCGGCGGGAGGATCGTGGTCTTGGATCCAGGGAACGTAAGGGCGGCGGGAAGTGAGGCCGAGAAAAGAGACCCGCGCAGGAGCGAGAGCTGAGAGCTGAGTGCCGAGGTCGGAAGCGGGAGCGGAGGGAGCCGGGGCGAGCGCAGGCAGGCGAGGAGCAGGCAGCGGAGAGTGCGTAATCGTCCCTTGAGTTGTCCTTCGGCCGCCGATCGATCTCGGGCCTGGCCCGTGCATTATTCACGCCAGAGGGAATTGGCCTGGGCCCGAGGGGGAAGGACGCCGAGCCGGGACAGAACGAAAATGAAGCGGGCGGCTCGGCCTCACGCTGCCACCGACCAGGACGAAGCCTGAAGTCCGGGAAGAAGGGCCCGCCAGCTGCGCTGCTTTACTTGGGCTCGAGGTCTCTGCTGGGCCCGGCAGCGCGACGGGCACTGGAGTTCGGAGcgggatgtgtgtatgtgtgtgtgtgtgtatgtgtgtgtgtagggtacAAGGGGTGGGGAATCTGTTAATCTGTTCTTGCCTTGCGTCTGATTCTGGGTCTAGCTCTTTCGGCCGGAGAACGTCGGCcgggagggaagaaagagtttGTTCACATCGCGCCTCTTTCTCCGAAATTACAGAGCCGCAATGCCGGCGGAAGGTACTCCCGAAGCTATACATCCCCCTTCCCTCCGCCTGACCGGGCCCAGGGACTCTGAGAGGGCATCAGGGTGCGCTTCTCAAAGCACGGGTCCTGCGGAAGAGTCGCGGAGCGGCCCACGCTGGGAGAACTCTTCGAGCATGACGATCCCGCGAGCATAGAAAGGTAGCAGACGGCTGAACTTGGGGGAAGCACGGAGAGGAGCTGGGCGACCTGGCGCGCAGAGGGGGCTGCGGGGAGCCACTGGGCGGGAGAAGGGTATCGCAGAGCCCGGGCCGCGGCCAGGCGGGGCGCGCGCGGGCCGGACTCACCTGTGAACCTGTCCTTTGTGTATCTCCGGTTACTCTCCATCCAGGGGAAGGTGAGGCCGGTGAGGTTGTTGACGCCCGGCACGgcagacacggagggcacggtgGGCAAGCCGGTAgccagaggctgagggtgggCCACCGCTCCAGCTAGCGGTCTGTGCGCGGGCACACGGATCACCCCCGCAGCGCTCAGCGTcgcccccgcgccgccgccgccgaccccgccaccgccgccgccgcccggacCGGGGCCGCCCGCCAAGGCCATGTTCATGTTGTAGGAGCCGGCCAGCGGGCCCATGCTgcaggcgccgccgccgccgccgccccccgccgGGCCACCAGAGCCGCCCGGACCGCCAGCGCCATAGGCCCCTgcgcccccggcccccgccccggcTGGGGGGCCCCCGCCGCTGTAAGCGTAGGGGCCTCCAACCAAACAGCCAAGGCCATATTCTCCGTCCTGGAGGCGCGAGGCGGGCCCCATGCAGCCGCCCTGGTCCGGGCTGTTCAGGATCTGGTCGATGCCGAAGCTGATGGGCTCCGCGTGGCCCGGGTGGAGATGGTGCGGACCCAGGTGCTCCATGCtagcccccagccccggccccgcgGGGGGGCCTGGGCGGCGGCGCTCGCTGTGCTTGGCTCGGAGGGCAGCACGGAGGGGCGCGGAGGCGGCAGCGGCGCCTGGCTGCGCGGAGACTTGGAGGCGAAGTGCGCGGAAGGGCTAAAgtaagggggaggggaagaagaaggggCGCCGTATTCTTCCCCTCTCCGcctgctccttcccctctccGGCTCCTCGCTCGCTGTTGACTCTGGGACATCAATCACCGGGCGAAAAAGCCTGGTGCGAGCGAGCCCTGCCGTTTCGGCCGGGTCTCTCCATTGGCTGTGCGCGGAGAGAAGCGGGGTGAATGACAGCGCGGGGGAGGGGCGGAGAGGGGGCGAGGGAGGCCGGGAGCCAGACAGATGCAGGAGCCAGAGACAGAGGGAcggagacagaggctcagagaagtagttcgggaagagagagaagaacgGAACCAGAGacttaaaaggagaaaggaaaggaacaggAGGCGCCCATTGCCGGAGATGGATAGACGACGGACCCAAGGAGGTGGAGGTCCGGCGTTCTTCCCAGCCTGGCAGGAGCCGTCCCCTCACTTTGAATTGGACCAGAGGGGTCCAGCCTGTCAGGCCTCTGGGGGAAGAGGTGTCCCTGCGCTACTGGAGAATCCTCCCAGGGGCTCAGCTGGGAAGCACCTGTCTGTCAACCAGAGGATTTACTCCAAACTTCAAGTCCGGCTCTTTAGACAGAAGACTGTCTACTCCGCAGGTATGGAGCCCAggcccctgaggcaggaaggtgaGTTCAGGCTTGTCCTTCCTTAAAACAGTTGTTCATATAGTCCATGAACAACTGGCTATATGTTGTTGAAAAAATCAACCACCACCCCAGCTCAGCCtggttaaagaaaa harbors:
- the TLX1 gene encoding T-cell leukemia homeobox protein 1 isoform X2, producing MEHLGPHHLHPGHAEPISFGIDQILNSPDQGGCMGPASRLQDGEYGLGCLVGGPYAYSGGGPPAGAGAGGAGAYGAGGPGGSGGPAGGGGGGGACSMGPLAGSYNMNMALAGGPGPGGGGGGGVGGGGAGATLSAAGVIRVPAHRPLAGAVAHPQPLATGLPTVPSVSAVPGVNNLTGLTFPWMESNRRYTKDRFTGHPYQNRTPPKKKKPRTSFTRLQICELEKRFHRQKYLASAERAALAKALKMTDAQVKTWFQNRRTKWRRQTAEEREAERQQANRILLQLQQEAFQKSLAQPLPADPLCVHNSSLFALQNLQPWSDDSTKITSVTSVASACE
- the TLX1 gene encoding T-cell leukemia homeobox protein 1 isoform X1, whose amino-acid sequence is MEHLGPHHLHPGHAEPISFGIDQILNSPDQGGCMGPASRLQDGEYGLGCLVGGPYAYSGGGPPAGAGAGGAGAYGAGGPGGSGGPAGGGGGGGACSMGPLAGSYNMNMALAGGPGPGGGGGGGVGGGGAGATLSAAGVIRVPAHRPLAGAVAHPQPLATGLPTVPSVSAVPGVNNLTGLTFPWMESNRRYTKDRFTVALSPFTVTRRIGHPYQNRTPPKKKKPRTSFTRLQICELEKRFHRQKYLASAERAALAKALKMTDAQVKTWFQNRRTKWRRQTAEEREAERQQANRILLQLQQEAFQKSLAQPLPADPLCVHNSSLFALQNLQPWSDDSTKITSVTSVASACE